Proteins encoded together in one Streptomyces umbrinus window:
- a CDS encoding L,D-transpeptidase, with amino-acid sequence MSDELTPGTTHGFDGPVEGPDAGSGGTELATALRELAHDHETPVPVPGTEIRRRAGRRRRRRQVSFAAAGAMAAGALALVLTVALTGGRDAGSTPPAASYTARTPPATAEGEASPVAVAATVDLGRREMSVEGRTLPISSGSLKTPTPTGLMTVTAKYRAATVPGDSAGWNGYDVKGTWVMRLRTPDDRTNYLLALTWDEKAPGNYDRTGGVIGLRRDDAMWLYEALKPGSVVQVVGSAPQETSGGTGTDPDPYPDSGAMTTTPTEPGALETPPTERGLATP; translated from the coding sequence GTGTCCGATGAGCTCACGCCCGGCACCACGCATGGATTCGACGGCCCCGTCGAAGGCCCCGACGCCGGTTCCGGTGGTACCGAACTGGCCACCGCGCTGCGCGAGTTGGCCCACGACCACGAGACGCCCGTACCGGTTCCGGGCACGGAGATCCGTCGTCGCGCGGGGCGTCGCCGTCGCCGGCGGCAGGTCTCGTTCGCCGCGGCCGGTGCCATGGCCGCGGGAGCCCTCGCGCTGGTCCTGACCGTGGCCCTCACGGGTGGGCGGGACGCCGGATCGACCCCGCCCGCCGCGAGCTACACCGCGCGCACACCCCCGGCCACCGCCGAGGGCGAGGCCAGTCCGGTGGCCGTCGCCGCCACCGTCGATCTCGGCCGGCGTGAGATGTCCGTCGAGGGACGGACCCTGCCCATCTCCTCCGGGTCGCTCAAGACACCGACGCCGACCGGCCTGATGACGGTCACGGCCAAGTACCGGGCGGCCACGGTGCCCGGTGACTCGGCCGGCTGGAACGGGTACGACGTCAAGGGGACCTGGGTGATGAGGCTGCGCACCCCCGACGACCGTACGAACTACCTCCTCGCCCTCACCTGGGACGAGAAGGCACCCGGCAACTACGACCGCACCGGCGGTGTGATCGGCCTGCGGCGCGACGACGCGATGTGGCTGTACGAGGCGCTGAAGCCGGGATCGGTGGTCCAGGTGGTGGGGTCGGCCCCGCAGGAGACGTCCGGAGGCACGGGCACGGATCCGGATCCGTACCCGGATTCGGGGGCCATGACGACGACGCCGACGGAGCCGGGTGCCTTGGAGACGCCCCCGACCGAGCGCGGTCTCGCGACACCCTGA
- a CDS encoding HoxN/HupN/NixA family nickel/cobalt transporter translates to MTTLSSWRASLNREEWVRVGGMAAFIVALHVIGWFTLVAIVAPEHYSIGTKSFGIGIGVTAYTLGMRHAFDADHIAAIDNTTRKLMAEGQRPLSVGFWFSLGHSSVVFALAFLLSLGVKAVAGPVRDDGSTLHSVTGLIGTTVSGVFLYVFAAVNLVVLAGIWKVFRQMRHGHFDEAALEDRLNNRGFLNRLLGRVMKSITKPWQMYPLGLLFGLGFDTATEVALLVLAGSGAASGLPWYAILCLPVLFAAGMSLLDTIDGSFMNFAYGWAFSKPVRKVYYNLTVTGLSVAVALLIGTVELLGLLAERFSLHGVFWDSVAGIDLNVVGFAIVGLFVATWALALVVWRVGRIEEKWTAGLRAPTEQPAE, encoded by the coding sequence ATGACCACCCTCTCCTCCTGGCGTGCCTCCCTGAACCGGGAGGAGTGGGTCCGGGTCGGCGGGATGGCCGCCTTCATCGTGGCGCTGCACGTCATCGGCTGGTTCACACTCGTCGCGATCGTGGCGCCCGAGCACTACAGCATCGGCACGAAGTCCTTCGGGATCGGCATCGGCGTCACCGCGTACACGCTGGGCATGCGGCACGCCTTCGACGCGGACCACATCGCCGCGATCGACAACACCACACGCAAGCTGATGGCCGAGGGACAGCGGCCGCTGTCGGTCGGGTTCTGGTTCTCGCTCGGGCACTCCAGCGTCGTGTTCGCGCTCGCGTTCCTGCTGTCGCTGGGCGTGAAGGCGGTCGCGGGGCCCGTACGGGACGACGGTTCCACCCTGCACAGCGTCACGGGGCTCATCGGCACGACGGTCTCCGGGGTCTTCCTGTACGTGTTCGCCGCCGTCAACCTCGTCGTCCTCGCCGGGATCTGGAAGGTCTTCCGGCAGATGCGGCACGGGCACTTCGACGAGGCGGCGCTGGAGGACCGGCTGAACAACCGCGGTTTCCTGAACCGGCTGTTGGGCCGCGTCATGAAGTCCATCACCAAGCCGTGGCAGATGTACCCGCTGGGGTTGCTGTTCGGGCTCGGCTTCGACACCGCCACGGAGGTCGCGCTGCTGGTGCTCGCCGGATCCGGGGCCGCCTCCGGACTGCCGTGGTACGCGATCCTGTGCCTGCCCGTGCTGTTCGCGGCCGGCATGTCGCTGCTCGACACGATCGACGGGTCGTTCATGAACTTCGCGTACGGCTGGGCGTTCTCCAAGCCCGTACGGAAGGTCTACTACAACCTCACCGTCACGGGTCTGTCGGTCGCGGTCGCGCTCCTCATCGGGACCGTGGAACTCCTCGGACTGCTCGCCGAGCGCTTCTCCCTGCACGGCGTGTTCTGGGACTCGGTGGCCGGAATCGACCTGAACGTCGTCGGGTTCGCGATCGTGGGGCTCTTCGTCGCCACCTGGGCGCTCGCTCTGGTGGTGTGGCGGGTCGGCCGCATCGAGGAGAAGTGGACGGCGGGGCTGCGCGCGCCGACGGAACAGCCGGCCGAGTGA
- a CDS encoding luciferase domain-containing protein codes for MTAAHRAMALLETWPNLVSGPPRCTVGQAFASAGHEIVHFHSDDSADLYLTRTAVERLLPQLAHASAIRVRPGASWITVLLDCDADVQLLLGLVSVALKEHGAVTPRRPSPPCDWERPPVAPGPRPGAARRMVDRLMPHAH; via the coding sequence ATGACCGCGGCCCATCGCGCCATGGCTCTCCTGGAGACCTGGCCGAACCTGGTAAGTGGCCCGCCCCGGTGCACCGTTGGGCAAGCCTTCGCTTCGGCGGGACACGAGATCGTCCACTTCCACTCCGACGACTCCGCCGACCTCTACCTCACCCGCACGGCCGTCGAACGCCTGCTTCCCCAGCTCGCGCACGCCAGCGCGATCAGGGTCCGCCCCGGCGCCTCCTGGATCACCGTGCTCCTCGACTGCGACGCGGACGTCCAGCTCCTGCTGGGCCTCGTGAGCGTCGCGCTGAAGGAGCACGGCGCGGTCACGCCCCGCCGTCCGTCACCACCGTGCGACTGGGAGCGGCCACCGGTGGCCCCCGGACCACGCCCGGGAGCGGCCCGCCGCATGGTGGACCGACTCATGCCACACGCCCACTGA
- a CDS encoding nuclear transport factor 2 family protein has translation MKNDQELIRELIERWAAAVHAGDLDTVLADHAEDIVMFDVPPPQDGVRGLDAYRATWPPFFEWQAKGASFDLVSLDVTAGADVAFAHALLRCGTPEELAAAPGTRLRLTLGLRKENGRWTVAHEHHSFPLGDEQ, from the coding sequence ATGAAGAACGACCAAGAGCTGATCCGGGAGCTGATCGAGCGGTGGGCCGCGGCGGTGCACGCCGGTGACCTGGACACGGTCCTGGCCGACCATGCCGAGGACATCGTGATGTTCGACGTACCGCCCCCGCAGGACGGTGTCCGTGGCCTGGACGCGTACCGCGCGACCTGGCCGCCGTTCTTCGAGTGGCAGGCCAAGGGAGCCTCCTTCGACCTCGTCTCCCTGGACGTCACCGCGGGCGCGGACGTCGCCTTCGCCCACGCCCTGCTGCGCTGCGGCACCCCGGAGGAACTGGCCGCCGCGCCCGGCACCCGCCTCCGCCTCACCCTCGGCCTGCGCAAGGAGAACGGCCGCTGGACCGTGGCGCACGAGCACCACTCGTTCCCGCTCGGGGACGAGCAGTAG
- a CDS encoding PP2C family protein-serine/threonine phosphatase — MPAPVGMVEEAVESIGTTLDERTTCAELVGSLGRHGCEAVAVDLLGEDVPATRPASDPAPTRAATVGPRELLEAHDGEPSLTVRALDEGYPITTTDDVSGGVPRRSISMPMLAHGRLYGVLLAVRTGRPFVDHETAAMHYAARLAAVHIGHARRHNAVHSTAMKLQRALLAEPGRPHPNLDLATRYLPVGGGSLVGGDWFETVRLNYGRTLLVMGDVMGHGLDAAVDMNAYRSMLRYVASADLPPHRVLRRLDAAFSEDGTRRPATCLLARVDPARGTAALAGAGHLPPAVFAGDGTGTLIDVPEGCCSRRFRTHRSKSSVRRFAPSRLFAPSKREKS; from the coding sequence GTGCCGGCACCGGTCGGGATGGTCGAGGAGGCTGTCGAGTCGATCGGGACCACCCTCGACGAGCGGACCACCTGCGCCGAACTGGTCGGATCCCTGGGGCGGCACGGCTGCGAGGCCGTCGCCGTGGACCTGCTGGGCGAGGACGTGCCGGCGACGCGGCCCGCGAGCGACCCGGCGCCGACCCGGGCCGCCACGGTGGGGCCCAGGGAGCTGCTCGAGGCCCACGACGGAGAACCGTCCCTGACCGTACGGGCCCTGGACGAGGGGTATCCGATCACCACGACGGACGACGTGTCGGGCGGTGTGCCCCGCCGCTCGATCTCGATGCCGATGCTCGCGCACGGCCGCTTGTACGGGGTGCTCCTCGCGGTCCGCACCGGCCGCCCCTTCGTCGACCACGAGACCGCCGCGATGCACTACGCGGCCCGCCTCGCCGCCGTCCACATCGGACACGCCCGCCGCCACAACGCCGTCCACAGCACCGCGATGAAGCTCCAGCGCGCCCTCCTCGCCGAGCCCGGCCGCCCGCATCCGAACCTCGACCTCGCCACCCGCTATCTGCCCGTCGGCGGCGGCTCCCTCGTCGGCGGCGACTGGTTCGAGACCGTACGGCTGAACTACGGCCGCACCCTGCTGGTCATGGGCGACGTCATGGGGCACGGCCTGGACGCCGCGGTCGACATGAACGCGTACCGCTCGATGCTCCGGTACGTCGCCTCCGCCGATCTGCCCCCGCACCGCGTGCTGCGCCGCCTCGACGCCGCCTTCTCCGAGGACGGCACGCGCCGGCCGGCCACCTGTCTGCTCGCCCGTGTCGACCCGGCCCGCGGGACGGCCGCGCTCGCCGGCGCGGGCCATCTGCCTCCGGCCGTGTTCGCGGGCGACGGGACCGGGACGCTGATCGACGTGCCCGAGGGGTGCTGCTCCAGGAGGTTCCGTACCCACAGGTCGAAGAGCAGCGTGCGAAGGTTCGCCCCGAGCAGGCTCTTCGCGCCGTCGAAACGGGAGAAGTCGTAG